In a genomic window of Scyliorhinus torazame isolate Kashiwa2021f chromosome 5, sScyTor2.1, whole genome shotgun sequence:
- the LOC140422335 gene encoding uncharacterized protein: MRLQLIVQRGEITRTMERPWKCEDCGKGFKGPYGLERHQCSHTGEKPFTCSDCGKGFTQLSRLQSHQRVHTGERPFTCSQCEKRFTQIGNLRRHERVHTGERPFTCSDCGKGFTQLSRLQSHQSVHTGERPFTCSQCEKGFTNISNLRRHERVHTGERPFTCSQCEKGFTDSGSLWRHERIHTGERPFTCSQCEKGFTNISNLRRHERVHTGERPFTCSQCEKGFTDSGSLWRHERIHTGERPFTCSQCEKGFTDIGSLRRHERVHTGERPFICTVCDMGFTQLSSLLKHHVTHTKSRPFKCSDCWRGFKSSQRLMSHQRVHSEERPFSCSHCTKSFRTSSNLMKHERGHTGER; encoded by the coding sequence atgaggcttcaactgatcgtccaacgcggtgagatcacccggaccatggagagaccatggaaatgtgaggattgtgggaagggattcaaaggcccgtatgggctggaaaggcatcaatgcagtcacactggagagaagccgttcacctgctctgactgtgggaagggattcactcagttatccagactgcagagccaccagagagttcacactggagaaaggcctttcacctgctctcagtgtgaaaagagattcactcagattggcaacctgcggagacacgaacgagttcacactggggagaggccgttcacctgctctgactgtgggaagggattcactcagttatccagactgcagagccaccagagtgttcacactggagagaggcctttcacctgctctcagtgtgaaaagggattcactaacattagcaacctgcggagacatgaacgagttcacactggagagaggcctttcacctgctctcagtgtgaaaagggattcactgatagTGGCAGCCTGTGGAGACAcgaacgcattcacactggagagagacctttcacctgctctcagtgtgaaaagggattcactaacattagcaacctgcggagacatgaacgagttcacactggagagaggcctttcacctgctctcagtgtgaaaagggattcactgatagTGGCAGCCTGTGGAGACAcgaacgcattcacactggagagagacctttcacctgctctcagtgtgaaaagggattcactgacattggcagcctgcggagacacgaacgagttcacaccggggagaggccattcatctgcactgtgtgtgatatgggtttcactcaattatccagcctgctgaaacaccatgtcactcacaccaagagcaggccctttaaatgctctgactgctggaggggtttcaaaagctcacagcgactgatgtcccaccagcgcgttcactctgaggagagaccgttcagctgctctcactgcacaaagagctttagaacctcatccaacctgatgaaacacgagcgaggccaCACCGGGGAGAGatag